The Montipora foliosa isolate CH-2021 chromosome 1, ASM3666993v2, whole genome shotgun sequence genome has a window encoding:
- the LOC137981839 gene encoding uncharacterized protein, translated as MLPYLAASGHNLYAKSARLYLQSMNILESEHPDVYRKFDAGFHVVRRSNRMWAGLSTDLVIEQVLMRSVKTSGGLTRGRGMTERQRLTWLLSMAACAEMNHVMLDLTSVSYSTGEQNKDMTKSRQARDMKDTRSLLFSLAERNPFTPHQDLMNIMNGVHADSSVNVENAKEIGQTILESMTGKSAVEFKFKRSNQVITLSTKSSVKIDGEKIQVDPQLLFQRLIIASKSLDDMEAMFQHELCSYPTALFDSSLRLLQPQKPVLADAIWAKLPSDPAGPTVEVQYMLDGGALLHRIPWPRGFPTYRDICDLYCNYVTRKYGAAIVVFDGYTSSSTKDMTQQRRAGGKTETTVTFSDDMKVTMKKDHFLSNSSNKQSFINMLSSYLQKRNCQTRHSQADADLLIVQTSVESARRINTVLVWDDTDLLILLCYHTELDAFELFFQPEPKANSIKRRVWNMKVLKEKLGQEVCSNMLFFHAILGCDTTSRLYGIGKGVSLKKFFASQHFRDQVQVFNNTSASKEDVVAAGEKALLCVYNGTSDEGLDSLRYRRYCEKVATNTSQVQPQSLPPTSSAARYHSLRVYVQVQQWKGVGETMSAEEWGWKASERLLLPIMTHLPSAPQALLQIVRCNCSTDCSSLRYTCRKHNLECSTSCGQCRRSGCTNSVQPDDCESEDDDDNDDL; from the coding sequence ATGCTTCCCTATCTGGCTGCCTCAGGGCACAATCTGTATGCTAAAAGTGCCAGATTGTACTTGCAATCCATGAACATCCTTGAGAGTGAACATCCAGATGTATACAGGAAATTTGACGCTGGGTTCCATGTAGTTAGAAGAAGCAACCGCATGTGGGCAGGACTCTCGACAGATCTTGTGATTGAACAAGTGCTAATGAGAAGCGTTAAGACAAGTGGTGGTCTTACAAGAGGACGTGGGATGACGGAAAGACAGCGACTGACTTGGTTGCTCTCCATGGCTGCCTGTGCCGAGATGAATCATGTCATGTTGGACCTCACCAGTGTAAGTTACAGCACAGGCGAGCAGAACAAGGATATGACCAAGTCCAGGCAAGCCCGCGACATGAAGGACACCCGGAGTTTGCTCTTTTCTCTAGCAGAAAGAAACCCTTTCACACCTCATCAAGATCTGATGAACATCATGAATGGCGTCCATGCTGACAGTTCCGTGAATGTGGAAAATGCTAAGGAGATCGGACAGACTATCTTAGAATCCATGACAGGAAAATCAGCTGTGGAATTCAAGTTCAAAAGAAGTAATCAGGTCATCACACTTAGTACAAAGTCATCTGTCAAAATTGATGGAGAGAAGATCCAGGTGGATCCGCAGCTGTTGTTTCAGCGTCTGATTATTGCCAGTAAATCACTGGATGACATGGAAGCCATGTTCCAGCATGAGCTATGTAGCTATCCAACAGCTCTATTTGATTCCTCGTTAAGGCTGCTTCAGCCACAAAAGCCAGTACTAGCAGATGCTATCTGGGCCAAGCTGCCTTCCGATCCTGCTGGGCCAACCGTTGAAGTCCAATATATGTTGGATGGTGGTGCGCTTCTTCATCGGATCCCTTGGCCACGTGGATTCCCTACATATAGGGACATCTGTGATTTGTACTGCAACTACGTGACTCGGAAGTATGGTGCAGCAATTGTTGTCTTTGATGGTTACACTAGCAGTTCCACAAAGGATATGACACAGCAGAGGCGAGCGGGAGGGAAAACAGAGACAACTGTCACATTTTCTGATGATATGAAAGTTACCATGAAGAAAGATCACTTCTTGTCAAATTCAAGCAACAAGCAATCCTTCATCAATATGCTGAGCAGCTATCTGCAGAAGAGAAATTGCCAAACACGTCACTCCCAAGCAGATGCTGATCTCCTCATAGTACAGACATCTGTGGAAAGTGCAAGAAGGATAAACACCGTGCTTGTCTGGGATGACACCGATCTTCTTATCCTATTGTGCTATCACACGGAATTGGATGCATTTGAGTTATTCTTTCAGCCTGAGCCAAAGGCCAATTCGATAAAACGGCGGGTCTGGAACATGAAAGTGCTGAAGGAGAAGCTTGGTCAAGAGGTATGCAGCAACATGTTGTTCTTCCATGCAATCCTTGGATGTGATACCACTTCTCGCCTCTATGGTATTGGTAAGGGCGTCTCACTGAAGAAGTTCTTCGCCAGCCAGCATTTTCGAGATCAAGTACAAGTGTTCAACAACACATCTGCCTCCAAGGAGGATGTTGTCGCAGCGGGTGAAAAGGCACTGCTTTGTGTTTACAATGGCACGTCTGACGAAGGACTGGATTCTCTTCGATACCGACGGTACTGCGAAAAGGTAGCCACCAACACTTCGCAAGTTCAGCCACAGAGCTTACCTCCTACATCATCAGCAGCGAGATATCACAGCCTACGTGTGTACGTTCAAGTCCAACAGTGGAAGGGGGTTGGAGAAACCATGTCAGCAGAAGAATGGGGATGGAAGGCCAGTGAAAGATTGCTTCTTCCTATCATGACACACTTACCTTCAGCACCTCAAGCCCTCCTTCAAATTGTGAGATGCAACTGCTCCACAGACTGCAGCAGCCTTAGATATACCTGCAGAAAACACAACCTAGAGTGTTCAACTTCTTGTGGTCAGTGTAGACGCTCAGGTTGCACCAACTCTGTCCAGCCGGATGACTGTGAAAGTgaagatgatgacgataatgatgatttATGA